Proteins from one Ananas comosus cultivar F153 linkage group 5, ASM154086v1, whole genome shotgun sequence genomic window:
- the LOC109710712 gene encoding uncharacterized protein LOC109710712 produces TFVLNNTLASIHLSLNAVKLTRFASQGSIVTDNFNATYCAYDSDVATGYGVGAFLFLLTSQSLLMIVTTCMCFGKPLAPGGSRAWSIIYFASSWLTFLIAAACLIAGATKNAYHTKYRHVIYAQNWTCESLRKGVFIAGAVFVVFTMILNVYYYMYFTKATSQAARKTTKANSNVGMTGYP; encoded by the exons ACATTTGTCTTAAATAATACTCTTGCATCTATTCATCTTAGTCTTAATGCCGTAAAATTAACACGCTTTGCATCACAGGGTTCCATAGTCACTGACAACTTCAATGCCACATACTGTGCGTACGATTCAGATGTTGCCACTGGTTATGGAGTCGGCGCTTTCTTGTTTCTTCTCACGAGCCAGTCTCTTCTGATGATCGTGACGACGTGCATGTGCTTCGGCAAGCCCTTGGCCCCTGGTGGAAGTAGGGCTTGGTCTATCATATATTTTGCTTCCTCATG GCTTACATTCCTAATAGCCGCGGCATGCCTTATAGCTGGGGCGACGAAGAACGCATACCACACGAAGTATCGGCACGTGATCTACGCGCAGAATTGGACGTGTGAATCTCTAAGGAAAGGGGTCTTCATCGCGGGAGCGGTCTTTGTGGTCTTCACAATGATTCTTAATGTGTACTACTACATGTACTTCACCAAGGCTACGAGCCAGGCTGCGCGAAAGACCACCAAGGCCAACTCGAATGTTGGAATGACCGGATATCCATAG
- the LOC109710013 gene encoding uncharacterized protein LOC109710013, producing the protein MMLSYFMQCSLLIKMASQNKAPNRTVNKNYNVIDITSTESQSIESHGAETSKTRVRSGNWTEVMDSAMLNLMTEEHVLGNFVNGSFTPLSWIRIVHDFNARTKVNFAKSHLQNRLKVLKRQFVMYQTLANKSGWGWDYDRNIPTAGDPNDWDAVVAENPAYSRYRDKPFPAYQDIAFLSGKTTATGRHGFTTGMQNDDIRSTSSSSPGTTAILQQIKNSMAGACGFGQTSGTQHVPLPLSPPNQEGPNDASSYSPTPTPVKSGNPNTSIASADTTSGKRRRSSPPSRKTTPTSTRRENLSATLMPSKSWSISVRSD; encoded by the exons ATGATGCTGTCATACTTTATGCAATGTTCTCTATTGATCAAA ATGGCATCGCAAAACAAAGCCCCGAATCGTACAgtgaacaaaaattataatgttATTGATATCACATCAACTGAAAGTCAGAGCATCGAAAGTCATGGAGCTGAAACATCCAAAACCAGAGTAAGATCTGGCAATTGGACGGAGGTCATGGATTCGGCTATGTTGAATTTGATGACCGAGGAACATGTGCTTGGTAATTTCGTAAATGGAAGTTTCACTCCTTTGTCTTGGATAAGAATAGTACATGACTTTAATGCACGGACCAAAGTAAATTTCGCCAAAAGCCATCTTCAAAATCGATTAAAAGTTTTGAAGCGGCAGTTCGTTATGTACCAAACGTTGGCAAACAAAAGTGGATGGGGATGGGATTACGATCGTAATATTCCGACGGCCGGGGACCCGAATGATTGGGACGCAGTGGTAGCA GAAAATCCAGCTTATTCACGGTATAGGGACAAGCCATTCCCTGCATATCAGGATATTGCATTCCTTTCTGGAAAGACAACTGCCACGGGTAGGCATGGGTTTACAACAGGGATGCAAAATGATGATATTCGGAGCACGTCCTCCTCTTCCCCAGGTACTACTGCGattttacaacaaattaaaaattctatggCAGGGGCTTGTGGTTTTGGGCAAACTTCTGGTACTCAACATGTACCCCTGCCGTTGTCGCCGCCGAATCAAGAAGGTCCCAACGATGCGTCATCTTACTCCCCAACTCCAACTCCAGTGAAGAGCGGAAATCCGAACACTAGCATTGCTTCAGCCGATACCACTTCTGGCAAGAGACGTCGTTCTTCACCTCCTTCACGTAAAACTACACCAACATCAACCCGTAGGGAAAACTTGAGTGCAACACTGATGCCATCCAAGAGTTGGTCAATCTCGGTAAGAAGCGATTGA
- the LOC109710012 gene encoding uncharacterized protein LOC109710012 — MSEIINRRAFSSPNVANLMTFLDEEEDYWEEVQAILLDERVFAFQATLHKRPRRTRPFTGHQLIMDILQGHPDRGYQHFRMSNTTFIRLRDELVGRGLIQGTRHLTADEQLGIFLFGVGHGVTNRVLAETFQHSGETISRYFNNILRGVVELRHDYIQLPSSNIGMHPKIRDNPLFHPFKNAIGAIDGTHIPVIVKKSKQPRYRCRKGYTSQNMMAACSFDHQFLFICTGWEGSAADMRVLRWCCESGDFMVPEGKFYLVDSGYANTDRFLAPFRGERYHLSQFDGNTRARTHRGPRDLYNHRHAQFRNVVEKAFGILKKRFKVLRQATPFPYKVQCRIALACCVIHNFIKRHQGSDIYFNMQMEPNPLEEQEEDPTRLVGIDESRQGDTLRTMITEQLWNSR; from the exons ATGAGTGAGATAATCAATCGCCGAGCTTTTTCATCTCCAAATGTGGCAAACCTCATGACTTTCTTGGATGAGGAGGAAGATTATTGGGAAGAGGTGCAAGCCATTCTTTTAGATGAACGTGTCTTCGCATTTCAAGCCACCTTACATAAGAGACCACGTCGCACTAGACCATTCACCGGGCATCAACTAATTATGGATATTTTACAAGGACATCCCGACAGAGGGTACCAACATTTCCGAATGTCCAACACAACATTCATTAGACTTCGCGATGAATTGGTCGGTCGAGGTTTAATACAAGGCACTCGTCATCTTACGGCCGATGAACAACTcggaatttttttatttggtgtCGGGCATGGAGTAACAAATAGAGTGTTGGCAGAAACATTTCAGCACTCGGGGGAGACTATAAGTAGATACTTTAATAATATCTTGCGTGGTGTGGTCGAACTTAGACATGACTATATACAATTGCCAAGTAGTAATATTGGAATGCACCCAAAAATTAGAGATAATCCATTATTCCATCCATTCAAG AATGCAATTGGCGCTATAGATGGGACACATATACCAGTGATTGTAAAAAAGAGCAAGCAACCACGATATCGATGTCGCAAAGGATATACATCGCAGAATATGATGGCCGCCTGCTCGTTTGATCACCAATTTTTATTCATATGCACTGGATGGGAGGGATCTGCAGCTGATATGAGAGTGCTGCGATGGTGTTGTGAGAGCGGCGATTTCATGGTTCCCGAAG GAAAATTTTACTTGGTCGATTCAGGTTATGCAAATACTGATCGGTTCCTCGCGCCTTTTAGAGGTGAGCGATATCACTTGAGCCAATTTGACGGTAATACAAGGGCGCGTACACATCGAGGACCGCGAGATCTATACAATCATAGACATGCACAATTCCGAAATGTTGTTGAGAAGGCATTCGGGATTTTGAAGAAGCGATTCAAGGTGCTTCGCCAAGCCACTCCGTTTCCCTACAAGGTGCAATGCCGCATTGCGCTAGCATGTTGTGTTATCCATAACTTTATTAAGAGGCACCAAGGAAGTGATATATACTTCAATATGCAAATGGAGCCAAATCCCCTTGAAGAGCAAGAAGAGGATCCTACACGTCTCGTTGGGATTGATGAGTCGCGTCAGGGCGACACTCTTCGCACTATGATCACCGAGCAATTGTGGAATAGTCGATAG